From the Aquirufa lenticrescens genome, the window GATGGAATTGCAGATTTTGGACAATACAGCGCCTATTTATGCGAAACTTCAACCCTATCAATACCACGGTTCCGTTTACGGAATCATTCCGGCGAAGCAAGGTTTTTTAAAACCGGTGGGAGAGTGGAACGAAGAAGAGGTAATCGCTCAAGGAAATAAAATCAAAGTAATTTTAAATGGAGAAGTTATTCTAGACGGGGATATCGCGCTGGCTACAAAAGACGGTACGGCTGATCACAAAGAACATCCAGGATTGTTAAACAAATCAGGTCATATTGGGTTTTTAGGACATGGTTCTCCTTTGAAATTTAGAAATATTAGAATTAAAGAATTGATCAAGAAAAAATAGAAATATGGCTATCAATTGCACAGTTAACAAGAAAAAGGTCTCTTTGGATATTGATCCAAACACCCCCTTATTATGGGCGCTTAGAGATCATTTGTCCCTTTTAGGAACAAAGTATGGTTGTGGTATTGCTCAATGTGGAGCATGTACCGTTTGGGTGAATGGAGAACCAACGCGTTCTTGTGTATTGCCTATTTCTGCCGTGTCAAACGCACAAATTACCACGATTGAAGGACTGGATCCTGCCGGAAAACACCCGGTTCAAGTGGCTTGGGATGAGCTGGATGTTCCTCAATGTGGTTATTGCCAAGCAGGTCAAATTATGACTGCTGCGGGTCTTTTGAAAAAGAATCCGCATCCCACAGATCAAGAAATTGTAGATGGAATGTCCGGCAATATTTGCCGTTGTGGTACTTATCACCGAATTCAAGAAGCCGTAAAATTAGCCTCTAAAAAGACCAAGAAATGAAAACATCGAGAAGAGATTTTATTCAGAAAACCGCCTTATTTACAGGTGTTTTTACCCTAGGTTTTGATTGGTTTTCAGCCGAAGCTTCCTCCATGGAGGTGGTGGCTGGTGCGAGTCGATTTAATGCCTTTTTGTCGATCGATACGCTAGGCAAAATCACCTTATTTTCACCCAATCCAGAAATTGGACAAGGGATAAAAACGGCTTTCCCAGTAGTGGTGGCAGAAGAATTAGATGTGGATTGGGCGCAAGTTCAAGTGGAACAAGCGAATCTAGATACGAAACAGTTCGAACGTCAATTGACGGGAGGTAGTGGCGCATTGAAACATTCGTGGGAGCGATTAAGAAAAGCTGGAGCCACCGTGCGGAAGATGATGTTGCAAGCGGCAGCAGATCAGTGGAAAGTGGATGTAGCACAATGCAAAACCTCGAAAGGATTTGTAATAGGTCCAGCAGGCCAAAAAGCCTCCTACGGATCCCTTGCCGAAGCGGCTGCTAAATTGCCTGTTCCGTCTGAGGTCACGTTTAAGGATCGCAAAGAGTATAAAATTATTGGAACGCGCGTAAAGGGCGTTGATAATAAAAATGTAGTAACGGGTAAGCCTTTATTTGGGATCGACATTCGTAAACCAGGGATGGTTTTTGCACAAATCGTGCGTCCACCTTTTGGGGCAACGTTGAAATCGTTTTCGGCGGAGGATGTAAAGAAAATGCCGGGTATTTTAGAGGTAGTTTCGTTTAAAAACAAAGTGGCCATTGTAGGTGAGAGTACCTACGCCATCTTGCAAGCCCGCGCTAGCTTGACTTGTGATTATGGTTCTGATGTGCCTTTGGAAAGCAATGATACCCACCAAAACTGGTTCGACGAAGGAATGAAATCCGATAAGGCTCAGGTAATGCGTAAAGACGGCGATTTTGCTGCTGCCATCGCCTCAGCTGCTAAAGTAATTGAAGCGACCTACGAATGCCCTTTCATCTCCCATTCACCCATGGAACCGATGAATTTCTTTGCAGATGTTAAAGCTGATTCTGTTTTACTAGCGGGTCCTACACAGGTTCCGCAACCAGCACAAAAAGCCGTTTCGGATTTATTGAAAATTCCGGTGGATAAAATTCAAGTGGAATTGTCCAAAATGGGAGGAGGTTTTGGCCGTCGTCTAAGCAATGATTTTGTGCTAGAAGCGGCTGAATTGTCGAGCATAATCAAGAAACCTGTTTTAGTGATGTGGACTAGAGAGGATGATATGACAGGGGGGACCTACCGTCCGGCGGCTCGATATCGTTTTAAAGCTGGGTTAGATAAAAATGGTGAAATTATTGCTTTTGCCTTGAGAGGTGTAGGCCTAAATGCGGGTAATTCAACACGTCAAGATAATTTCCCAGTGGGAGCCATTGAGAATGTATTGATTGAATCCATTGATCAAAAATCTGCCGTAACCACAGGACCTTGGCGTGCACCTATCACGAATTTCCTAGGATATGCAGAACAGGCCTTCTTGGATGAGGTGGCAGAAGCCGCTGGAAAAGATCCAATTCAGATGCGTTTAGCCCTTTTGGAAAAAGTAAAAACGAAACCAGTCGGTAAAATCACCTATGAGCCGGCTCGCTTTGAAGAAGTGATCAAGCAAGTAGCTGAA encodes:
- a CDS encoding (2Fe-2S)-binding protein, coding for MAINCTVNKKKVSLDIDPNTPLLWALRDHLSLLGTKYGCGIAQCGACTVWVNGEPTRSCVLPISAVSNAQITTIEGLDPAGKHPVQVAWDELDVPQCGYCQAGQIMTAAGLLKKNPHPTDQEIVDGMSGNICRCGTYHRIQEAVKLASKKTKK
- a CDS encoding xanthine dehydrogenase family protein molybdopterin-binding subunit, with amino-acid sequence MKTSRRDFIQKTALFTGVFTLGFDWFSAEASSMEVVAGASRFNAFLSIDTLGKITLFSPNPEIGQGIKTAFPVVVAEELDVDWAQVQVEQANLDTKQFERQLTGGSGALKHSWERLRKAGATVRKMMLQAAADQWKVDVAQCKTSKGFVIGPAGQKASYGSLAEAAAKLPVPSEVTFKDRKEYKIIGTRVKGVDNKNVVTGKPLFGIDIRKPGMVFAQIVRPPFGATLKSFSAEDVKKMPGILEVVSFKNKVAIVGESTYAILQARASLTCDYGSDVPLESNDTHQNWFDEGMKSDKAQVMRKDGDFAAAIASAAKVIEATYECPFISHSPMEPMNFFADVKADSVLLAGPTQVPQPAQKAVSDLLKIPVDKIQVELSKMGGGFGRRLSNDFVLEAAELSSIIKKPVLVMWTREDDMTGGTYRPAARYRFKAGLDKNGEIIAFALRGVGLNAGNSTRQDNFPVGAIENVLIESIDQKSAVTTGPWRAPITNFLGYAEQAFLDEVAEAAGKDPIQMRLALLEKVKTKPVGKITYEPARFEEVIKQVAEKAQWKKKPGVHQGFSVYYSHLSYVAQIAEVKVEKGKPKVTKVTAVTDCGEVVNLSGAENQVKGAIIDGMGHALFAKLNFQKGVASPSNFNAYRMIRGNEIPVIDAHFVNNGIAPTGLGEPALPPTGGSIANAIYAATKKRHYKQPFN